A window of Eucalyptus grandis isolate ANBG69807.140 chromosome 4, ASM1654582v1, whole genome shotgun sequence genomic DNA:
TTTGGTAAATCTCCTCTGTCCGTGGGTGTGACCTATCACCGGCAATGAATTCATGGACTGCATTGTCAACTTCAATGGAACTACTGCCAGGAACCTTTTCAATATTTAcatttctcatcatttttctcatGTGAATAACCTTGTCCCACTTCTTTTCCTGGGTATAAATGTTTGACAAGAGAACATAATTGCCATCGGCATTTGGTTCCAATTCAAGAAGATTGACTGTGGCTTCTTCTGCTAGGTCACTCTCCTTGTAGACTCTGCAACCTCCAAGAAGGGCCCTCCAAACAACAGCATCTGGGGCGAATGGCATCTTTCTAATGAGCTCCCTAGCCTCTTGAAGTCGCCCTGCACGAGCCAAAATGTCAACCATGCAACCATAATGTTCCATTTTAGGAGCAATGCCATAAACATCACTCATCAATGTGAAGTATGTCCGCCCCTCATCAACAAGGCCCATGTGGCTGCATGCACTTAAAACCCCAACAAAGGCCATATCATCAGGTTCAATTCCTTCAGCTATCATTTCAGAGAAGAATTGAAGAGCGGCTTGACCCGATCCATGGTTAGCAAGCCCCAGAATGGCAGAACTCCATGTTAGGACGTCCCTTCTGTCCATTTGGTTAAATACACGCAAGGAGTTGTCTATGTCGCCGCACTTTGCATACATGTCCACAAGTGAAGTGCCAAGCTTCATATCTACTTCAATCCTGGTTCTCTTTATGTACTCATGGATCATCTTGCCCATTCCTAGTGCACCTATGTCTCCGCAGGCAGCCAATACACTGACCATTGTGATGTTGTCCGGCACCACGTTTGCTAATTGCATCTCATGAAACAGCTTCAATGCCTCATTAGACTGCCGAGTCCTAGCATAAGCTCCAATCATGGAGCTCCAAGAAACTACATCTCTTTCCCTAGCATCGTCAAACAGCTTTCTTGCCTCCATAACATCCCCGAGCGTGGCGTACCCATGAATCATGGTATTCCACGAAACCAAGTCTCTCTCgagcattttatcaaacaagtCGCGGGCCAACTGAATTTCACCAATCCTAACATACTCAGCCAACAGCACATTGAATGAAACCAAATCCGGTTCCTCCAAATCATCTAGAATCCTCTTCGAAATCTCTACAGAACCCAGCTTCGCATACATCTCGATCAAAGCAGTTTGAACAAACAAATCCGATTCGAACCCAATTTTAATCCCTTGAGCATGCACTGTTCGACCATTGTCCCCATCCATCAACCTACCACATGCTTGAACCACCAAAGAAAGACTAAAGCTATCACAAAACACTCCGTCTCGACGGCGCATTCGAAGAAACAGAGACAATGTCTCGCGGGGTCTCTGGGAAACCAATTCAGCTCGCATCAGGGTGTTGAAAATGAACGCGTCCGGGGACGAGACCGAGTCGAAAATAGAGCGAGCGTAAGGCAACGGATCGCCGCGCGAAGAGGGTTGCGCGAGCAGGGTCCGCAAGAGCTTGGCGACGACGTGGTTGTTGGCGTCGAGGCGGGTTTTCAGGACGAGGGCGTGCGCCTGCCGGAGGTGACCGAGGTTCCTGGAATTGTGGAGGAGAGACATCACCTTGTGCTCCATGGTGTAATGCCGGTTTGGAAGACAGTTTTCTTGAGACAGTGTCAGCGGGTCGGATGGTGTTTGAAGTTGCAGAGCCCGAGGATGTAACGATCAACGGCTTTTTAACGGTCCGTGTTTCAAGGTGCGCTCTTTTCCCGCGCTTTGCAGGACGTTGAACGTTACAAGGCTCGTTGACTTGGTATGTGATTTTAGTTTGGTGAATTATATGATGAATCGATTTTGTAAATTGTCTTTATTACGGATATGATAGGAGTACATACAGCTCCAGCTATTCCCAAcaggaaggaaaaagagacaAGATTGTTCAGTCGAAATTCGTTGGTGGCATGTGGAataagaaagaaatggaaagtaTTTCACATAATGATTATATCACTCAGTAACGGAGCGTGGAAAAGTTGGCTGATCAATGTTAAGGAATTAAATTTCAAAGGCGAAAGGTGATTGAGATGTATATTATATA
This region includes:
- the LOC104441492 gene encoding pentatricopeptide repeat-containing protein At1g74630, producing MEHKVMSLLHNSRNLGHLRQAHALVLKTRLDANNHVVAKLLRTLLAQPSSRGDPLPYARSIFDSVSSPDAFIFNTLMRAELVSQRPRETLSLFLRMRRRDGVFCDSFSLSLVVQACGRLMDGDNGRTVHAQGIKIGFESDLFVQTALIEMYAKLGSVEISKRILDDLEEPDLVSFNVLLAEYVRIGEIQLARDLFDKMLERDLVSWNTMIHGYATLGDVMEARKLFDDARERDVVSWSSMIGAYARTRQSNEALKLFHEMQLANVVPDNITMVSVLAACGDIGALGMGKMIHEYIKRTRIEVDMKLGTSLVDMYAKCGDIDNSLRVFNQMDRRDVLTWSSAILGLANHGSGQAALQFFSEMIAEGIEPDDMAFVGVLSACSHMGLVDEGRTYFTLMSDVYGIAPKMEHYGCMVDILARAGRLQEARELIRKMPFAPDAVVWRALLGGCRVYKESDLAEEATVNLLELEPNADGNYVLLSNIYTQEKKWDKVIHMRKMMRNVNIEKVPGSSSIEVDNAVHEFIAGDRSHPRTEEIYQMLSEILEKLKAAEYKPLTSLVSHDLEERQKEIALAHHSEKLAIAFGLLSTNPRTPLRIVKNLRICDDCHLVIKLISKIYDREIIVRDRNRFHHFLGGSCTCKEYW